Proteins from a genomic interval of uncultured Desulfuromusa sp.:
- a CDS encoding NifB/NifX family molybdenum-iron cluster-binding protein produces MIIAVTAKEASLQSEVDPRFGRAAYFLIANSATGEVYAHDNTEGIESDNGAGTGASQQLAEYRVDVLYTGHVGPKAAEVLDKAKIVYHENTTGTVEEVLSRIPQELSPQEEAPEETVSAPENGAIRLAIPADSDAGLEAQRSGHFGKCAYYTLIDIKDNQVQQVVAMQNGGHVQGGCSVPVILLNANHVNKLIVAGIGGRPLQGFRETGIEVYAGIGQTVQESVDLFLNDQLSPISNDQVCGGGA; encoded by the coding sequence ATGATTATTGCCGTTACCGCTAAAGAAGCATCCCTGCAATCCGAAGTCGATCCTAGATTCGGCCGGGCCGCATATTTTTTAATCGCAAACAGTGCAACGGGTGAAGTCTATGCTCACGATAACACCGAGGGTATTGAATCTGACAACGGTGCCGGAACGGGGGCGTCGCAACAACTGGCAGAATACAGAGTGGATGTCCTCTATACCGGCCATGTTGGTCCCAAAGCTGCCGAAGTTCTGGACAAAGCAAAAATTGTCTACCATGAAAATACAACGGGAACTGTTGAAGAAGTTTTATCCCGCATTCCTCAAGAACTTTCCCCGCAAGAAGAAGCCCCGGAAGAAACCGTTTCCGCTCCGGAAAATGGCGCAATACGGCTGGCAATCCCGGCAGATTCAGATGCTGGCCTGGAAGCACAGCGTTCGGGACATTTCGGGAAATGTGCTTATTACACTTTGATTGATATTAAAGATAATCAGGTTCAGCAGGTTGTCGCTATGCAAAATGGCGGTCATGTTCAGGGGGGGTGTTCCGTACCGGTGATATTGTTGAATGCCAACCACGTCAATAAGTTGATTGTTGCCGGAATTGGGGGACGTCCGCTGCAGGGATTTCGCGAAACCGGGATTGAGGTGTATGCCGGAATCGGTCAGACAGTGCAGGAATCGGTTGATTTATTCCTCAATGACCAACTGTCGCCGATCAGTAATGATCAGGTTTGCGGTGGAGGAGCGTAG